The window ATCACCCGGTCAAAGCCGGTCAGGTCGCGCACCCGCTCGGCGGCCACCTGCACCAGCTCGGCCAGGGTGGCAGCCCCCTCCAGGGCAAAGGCGGCGTTGCGCAGGGCCTGCGGCCCGGTGGCGCTTTGGGGCTCGTCGGCTTCCAGTTCCAGCACCAGCAGCGCGTCCACGCGGTGGGCCGTCAGCGCCCAGGTGCGCTCAGCGCGGCGCAGCAGCGCGCGGTACTGCAGGGCGTCGGGCACCCCGGGGGGCAGCGCCGCCAGCAGGGGCGGCAGTTCATCGGCCCCCAGCAGGGTCGCCAGCCCCTGCCCCAGCAGCGCCGATGGGGCTACCCCCAGCAGGGCCTCCAGATTCGCGCTCACCTGCAGCACCTGCAGGCTGTCCGCGTCGGCGGTCAGCAGCGCGCCGTGAGGCTGCACGCTGCCGGGCAGGTGAATGGGCTCACGCTCGCAGTTGTCCCCGGTGATGGGCGGGCCGCCCAGGTAGGTGGGGGGCAGCAGCCCGGCTTCTGGCCCCGTCACGCGGCCACCCGGCTCAGGGCCTGGGCAAAGCGGGCAAAGGCGGCCTGCGCGCCCGCAAGCACCGCCGGGGCCTGCGCGGGGGTAACCTGCGCGGTCATGGCCTCGCCAAAGGCGCGCCACATGGCGCCCGTGGCCCGGCCGTACCCGTGAAAGTAGGCGCCGCCCGCCTCCGGGCTCAGGCCCAGCGTGCCCTGCAGGTGGCGCGAGATCACCTGCCCGCCCAGCGTGGCGCCTTCCAGCACGTACAGGGCCCCCAGCGCGCCGGGCAGGTCCAGCGCCGGGCCAGCCACGAGCGGTAGGGGGGGCACGGCGGCGCCCAGCGCAGCCAGATCGCGGCGCAGCAGCGGCGTTTTCTGGCGCTGGGCGGCCAGGAAGGCGCCGGGCAGGTCCAGTGCCTGCACCTGGGCGTCCAGCGGGGCCACTGCCCAGTACACCTGAGAGAGCAGCTGCGTGTACTCGGCCCGGGTGAGATCGGGGCGCAGCACGGGCATCTGGGCCTCCACCGCGTCATGCAGGGCGGCCGTGGCCTCCTTGAGCTGCGTCATGATCATAAATGCCTCTGACCCTAGCATGTGGGGCCAAGCTCAACAGGAGCCGCAGATCACAGGGGCCCGGGCCCGCGCCTCCTGGGGCGCGCGGACGGTACACTCCTGGGGTGTCCCCCCCCGCCGAGGAGGCCGTCCCGGGAACCTTCGCCCTGACCGGCGCGCAGGCCCAGCAACTGCTGACGGTGGCACGCGCCCTGTTCCGCGCCGTCAGCCGCACCGATGTCAAGCGCGTGATTCTGGACGAGGCCCTGCGCGTCACTGGGGCCTACGGCGGCACCCTGATCAACGTGCTGGACGACCAGACGCTGTATCTGGTGCGTGCCAGCGGCTACGACCAGCCGCTGGAAGACACGTGGCAGCACTTTCCCATGGACCCGGCTTACCCCGTGGTGCAGGCCATTCAGGAGCGCCGGGCAGTGTTCGCCTCGCTGCCCGAACTGCGCGGGCGTTTTCCCACCTTCGTGCCGCTGCTGCAGCCGCAGACCCGGGCGGTGGCCGCCATTCCGCTGATGGCGCGCGGACAGGTGCTCTCGGCCCTGACGCTGTCGTTCCGCGAGGAGCAGGCCCTGACGCCGGAGCGGCAGGCGTTCTTGCTGCTGCTGGTGGACCTGTGCGCCGAGGCCCTGGAGCGCGGGCGCCTGCACGACGCCCAGCAGCGCGCCCGCGAACGCGCCACCGTGCTGTCGGAGGTCAGCCGCGTGCTGGCGGCCTCGCTGGACGTGCAGGAGACCCTGGAGCGCATCACCACGCAGGTGATTGCCCACCTGGCCGACTGGTGCGCGGTGTACCAGGCCGACGAGGCGGGCCGCCCCCAGCTGGCGGCCGTGGCCCACCAGGACCCGGCCCGCGTGGCGCGCCTGCGTGGGCTGCTGGCGCGCTTTCCCTCTGATCCGGCGTCGCCGGGCAGCGCCGCCTGGGTTCTGGCGACTGGGCAGGACGTACTGCTGAGCGTGATTCCCCCCACCCTGCTGGACAGCCTGCCCACCCCGGAGCAGCGCCAGGGGGTGGCCGACCTGGGGCTGCACTCGCTGATTCAGGTGCCCATGAACGTGCGCGGGCGCCGGGTGGGGGTGCTGGGCGTGGCGTCCTCGCATCCGTCGCGCACCTACGGCCCCGACGACCTGGAACTGGTGCGCGAACTGGCCGGGCGCGCCGCCCTGGCCCTGGACAACGCCGAGCTGTACGAAGCCGCGCAGTTCAGCGCGCAGCGCTACCGCTCGCTGGTGGACGCCACGCGCCAGACCGTGTGGACCAACAGCGCCAACGGCCAGATGCTGGGCGAGCAGCCCGGCTGGGCCAAATTGACCGGGCAGCCGCGCGAGGTCTACGAGGGCGCCGGCTGGGCCGAGGCCCTGCACCCCGAGGACCGCGCCCCCACCCTGGCCGCGTGGCGCCGCGCCGTGGACGCGCAGGCCATCTACGAGGTTCGACAGCGCGTGCGCGTGGTGAGCGGCGAGTACC of the Deinococcus aquaedulcis genome contains:
- a CDS encoding biliverdin-producing heme oxygenase, with the translated sequence MIMTQLKEATAALHDAVEAQMPVLRPDLTRAEYTQLLSQVYWAVAPLDAQVQALDLPGAFLAAQRQKTPLLRRDLAALGAAVPPLPLVAGPALDLPGALGALYVLEGATLGGQVISRHLQGTLGLSPEAGGAYFHGYGRATGAMWRAFGEAMTAQVTPAQAPAVLAGAQAAFARFAQALSRVAA